A DNA window from Betta splendens chromosome 6, fBetSpl5.4, whole genome shotgun sequence contains the following coding sequences:
- the tpm1 gene encoding tropomyosin alpha-1 chain isoform X1, whose protein sequence is MDAIKKKMQMLKLDKENALDRAEQAESDKKAAEDRSKQLEDDLVALQKKLKGTEDELDKYSEALKDAQEKLELAEKKATDAEGDVASLNRRIQLVEEELDRAQERLATALTKLEEAEKAADESERGMKVIENRAMKDEEKMELQEIQLKEAKHIAEEADRKYEEVARKLVIIEGDLERTEERAELSESKCSELEEELKTVTNNLKSLEAQAEKYSQKEDKYEEEIKVLTDKLKEAETRAEFAERSVAKLEKTIDDLEDELYAQKLKYKAISEELDHALNDMTSI, encoded by the exons ATGGATGCCATCAAGAAGAAGATGCAAATGCTCAAGCTCGACAAGGAGAATGCCTTGGACAGAGCTGAGCAGGCCGAGTCGGAcaagaaagcagcagaggacagaAGCAAACAG CTCGAAGACGACTTGGTAGctctgcagaagaagctgaagggaACTGAGGATGAGTTGGACAAGTATTCCGAGGCTCTTAAAGATGCCCAGGAGAAACTTGAGCTGGCTGAGAAGAAAGCCACAGAT gccGAGGGCGATGTCGCCTCCCTCAACAGACGCAtccagctggtggaggaggagttggatcGCGCTCAGGAGCGTCTGGCCACTGCCCTGACCaagctggaggaggccgagAAGGCCGCTGACGAGAGCGAGAG AGGCATGAAGGTCATTGAGAACAGGGCCATGAAGGacgaggagaagatggagctgcaggagatccAGCTGAAGGAGGCCAAACACATCGCTGAGGAGGCCGACCGCAAATACGAGGAG GTGGCCCGTAAGCTGGTCATCATTGAGGGCGACCTGGAGCGCACAGAGGAGCGCGCCGAGCTGTCAGAGAG CAAATGCTCTGAGCTTGAGGAAGAGTTGAAAACTGTGACCAACAACCTGAAGTCACTGGAGGCCCAGGCTGAGAAG TACTCACAGAAGGAGGACAAGTACGAGGAGGAGATCAAGGTCCTCACCGACAAGCTGAAGGAG GCTGAGACTCGCGCTGAGTTCGCTGAGAGATCAGTAGCCAAGCTTGAGAAGACCATCGATGACTTGGAAG ATGAGTTGTATGCCCAGAAACTGAAGTACAAGGCCATCAGCGAGGAGCTGGACCACGCCCTCAACGACATGACTTCCAT ataa
- the tpm1 gene encoding tropomyosin alpha-1 chain isoform X2 yields the protein MDAIKKKMQMLKLDKENALDRAEQAESDKKAAEDRSKQLEDDLVALQKKLKGTEDELDKYSEALKDAQEKLELAEKKATDAEGDVASLNRRIQLVEEELDRAQERLATALTKLEEAEKAADESERGMKVIENRAMKDEEKMELQEIQLKEAKHIAEEADRKYEEVARKLVIIEGDLERTEERAELSESKCSELEEELKTVTNNLKSLEAQAEKYSQKEDKYEEEIKVLTDKLKEAETRAEFAERSVAKLEKTIDDLEEKLSVAKEENLAMHQMLDQTLMELNNL from the exons ATGGATGCCATCAAGAAGAAGATGCAAATGCTCAAGCTCGACAAGGAGAATGCCTTGGACAGAGCTGAGCAGGCCGAGTCGGAcaagaaagcagcagaggacagaAGCAAACAG CTCGAAGACGACTTGGTAGctctgcagaagaagctgaagggaACTGAGGATGAGTTGGACAAGTATTCCGAGGCTCTTAAAGATGCCCAGGAGAAACTTGAGCTGGCTGAGAAGAAAGCCACAGAT gccGAGGGCGATGTCGCCTCCCTCAACAGACGCAtccagctggtggaggaggagttggatcGCGCTCAGGAGCGTCTGGCCACTGCCCTGACCaagctggaggaggccgagAAGGCCGCTGACGAGAGCGAGAG AGGCATGAAGGTCATTGAGAACAGGGCCATGAAGGacgaggagaagatggagctgcaggagatccAGCTGAAGGAGGCCAAACACATCGCTGAGGAGGCCGACCGCAAATACGAGGAG GTGGCCCGTAAGCTGGTCATCATTGAGGGCGACCTGGAGCGCACAGAGGAGCGCGCCGAGCTGTCAGAGAG CAAATGCTCTGAGCTTGAGGAAGAGTTGAAAACTGTGACCAACAACCTGAAGTCACTGGAGGCCCAGGCTGAGAAG TACTCACAGAAGGAGGACAAGTACGAGGAGGAGATCAAGGTCCTCACCGACAAGCTGAAGGAG GCTGAGACTCGCGCTGAGTTCGCTGAGAGATCAGTAGCCAAGCTTGAGAAGACCATCGATGACTTGGAAG AAAAACTGTCAGTTGCTAAAGAAGAGAACCTCGCAATGCACCAGATGCTGGACCAGACTCTAATGGAACTGAATAATTTGTGA
- the tpm1 gene encoding tropomyosin alpha-1 chain isoform X8 encodes MAGATSLEAVKRKIKSLQDQADGAEERAERLQKHLLEERKAREQAEGDVASLNRRIQLVEEELDRAQERLATALTKLEEAEKAADESERGMKVIENRAMKDEEKMELQEIQLKEAKHIAEEADRKYEEVARKLVIIEGDLERTEERAELSESKCSELEEELKTVTNNLKSLEAQAEKYSQKEDKYEEEIKVLTDKLKEAETRAEFAERSVAKLEKTIDDLEEKLSVAKEENLAMHQMLDQTLMELNNL; translated from the exons ATGGCCGGAGCCACGTCGCTGGAGGCGGTCAAGCGGAAGATCAAATCGTTGCAGGATCAGGCGGACGGTGCTGAAGAGAGAGCCGAGAGATTACAGAAGCATTTGCTCGAGGAGAGGAAGGCGAGGGAACAA gccGAGGGCGATGTCGCCTCCCTCAACAGACGCAtccagctggtggaggaggagttggatcGCGCTCAGGAGCGTCTGGCCACTGCCCTGACCaagctggaggaggccgagAAGGCCGCTGACGAGAGCGAGAG AGGCATGAAGGTCATTGAGAACAGGGCCATGAAGGacgaggagaagatggagctgcaggagatccAGCTGAAGGAGGCCAAACACATCGCTGAGGAGGCCGACCGCAAATACGAGGAG GTGGCCCGTAAGCTGGTCATCATTGAGGGCGACCTGGAGCGCACAGAGGAGCGCGCCGAGCTGTCAGAGAG CAAATGCTCTGAGCTTGAGGAAGAGTTGAAAACTGTGACCAACAACCTGAAGTCACTGGAGGCCCAGGCTGAGAAG TACTCACAGAAGGAGGACAAGTACGAGGAGGAGATCAAGGTCCTCACCGACAAGCTGAAGGAG GCTGAGACTCGCGCTGAGTTCGCTGAGAGATCAGTAGCCAAGCTTGAGAAGACCATCGATGACTTGGAAG AAAAACTGTCAGTTGCTAAAGAAGAGAACCTCGCAATGCACCAGATGCTGGACCAGACTCTAATGGAACTGAATAATTTGTGA
- the tpm1 gene encoding tropomyosin alpha-1 chain isoform X11, translating to MDAIKKKMQMLKLDKENALDRAEQAESDKKAAEDRSKQLEDEIREMEKKLRVAEDERDKVFEEFQTAEEKLLSAEEVATKLEDDLVALQKKLKGTEDELDKYSEALKDAQEKLELAEKKATDAEGDVASLNRRIQLVEEELDRAQERLATALTKLEEAEKAADESERGMKVIENRAMKDEEKMELQEIQLKEAKHIAEEADRKYEEVARKLVIIEGDLERTEERAELSESKCSELEEELKTVTNNLKSLEAQAEKYSQKEDKYEEEIKVLTDKLKEAETRAEFAERSVAKLEKTIDDLEEKLSVAKEENLAMHQMLDQTLMELNNL from the exons ATGGATGCCATCAAGAAGAAGATGCAAATGCTCAAGCTCGACAAGGAGAATGCCTTGGACAGAGCTGAGCAGGCCGAGTCGGAcaagaaagcagcagaggacagaAGCAAACAG TTAGAGGACGAAATAAGAGAGATGGAAAAGAAATTGCGCGTTGCTGAAGACGAAAGAGATAAAGTGTTTGAGGAGTTCCAAACCGCTGAGGAAAAGCTGCTCAGCGCAGAGGAGGTCGCCACCAAG CTCGAAGACGACTTGGTAGctctgcagaagaagctgaagggaACTGAGGATGAGTTGGACAAGTATTCCGAGGCTCTTAAAGATGCCCAGGAGAAACTTGAGCTGGCTGAGAAGAAAGCCACAGAT gccGAGGGCGATGTCGCCTCCCTCAACAGACGCAtccagctggtggaggaggagttggatcGCGCTCAGGAGCGTCTGGCCACTGCCCTGACCaagctggaggaggccgagAAGGCCGCTGACGAGAGCGAGAG AGGCATGAAGGTCATTGAGAACAGGGCCATGAAGGacgaggagaagatggagctgcaggagatccAGCTGAAGGAGGCCAAACACATCGCTGAGGAGGCCGACCGCAAATACGAGGAG GTGGCCCGTAAGCTGGTCATCATTGAGGGCGACCTGGAGCGCACAGAGGAGCGCGCCGAGCTGTCAGAGAG CAAATGCTCTGAGCTTGAGGAAGAGTTGAAAACTGTGACCAACAACCTGAAGTCACTGGAGGCCCAGGCTGAGAAG TACTCACAGAAGGAGGACAAGTACGAGGAGGAGATCAAGGTCCTCACCGACAAGCTGAAGGAG GCTGAGACTCGCGCTGAGTTCGCTGAGAGATCAGTAGCCAAGCTTGAGAAGACCATCGATGACTTGGAAG AAAAACTGTCAGTTGCTAAAGAAGAGAACCTCGCAATGCACCAGATGCTGGACCAGACTCTAATGGAACTGAATAATTTGTGA
- the tpm1 gene encoding tropomyosin alpha-1 chain isoform X9, translated as MAGATSLEAVKRKIKSLQDQADGAEERAERLQKHLLEERKAREQAEGDVASLNRRIQLVEEELDRAQERLATALTKLEEAEKAADESERGMKVIENRAMKDEEKMELQEIQLKEAKHIAEEADRKYEEVARKLVIIEGDLERTEERAELSESKCSELEEELKTVTNNLKSLEAQAEKYSQKEDKYEEEIKVLTDKLKEAETRAEFAERSVAKLEKTIDDLEDRLYQQLEKNRLLTNELRVALNED; from the exons ATGGCCGGAGCCACGTCGCTGGAGGCGGTCAAGCGGAAGATCAAATCGTTGCAGGATCAGGCGGACGGTGCTGAAGAGAGAGCCGAGAGATTACAGAAGCATTTGCTCGAGGAGAGGAAGGCGAGGGAACAA gccGAGGGCGATGTCGCCTCCCTCAACAGACGCAtccagctggtggaggaggagttggatcGCGCTCAGGAGCGTCTGGCCACTGCCCTGACCaagctggaggaggccgagAAGGCCGCTGACGAGAGCGAGAG AGGCATGAAGGTCATTGAGAACAGGGCCATGAAGGacgaggagaagatggagctgcaggagatccAGCTGAAGGAGGCCAAACACATCGCTGAGGAGGCCGACCGCAAATACGAGGAG GTGGCCCGTAAGCTGGTCATCATTGAGGGCGACCTGGAGCGCACAGAGGAGCGCGCCGAGCTGTCAGAGAG CAAATGCTCTGAGCTTGAGGAAGAGTTGAAAACTGTGACCAACAACCTGAAGTCACTGGAGGCCCAGGCTGAGAAG TACTCACAGAAGGAGGACAAGTACGAGGAGGAGATCAAGGTCCTCACCGACAAGCTGAAGGAG GCTGAGACTCGCGCTGAGTTCGCTGAGAGATCAGTAGCCAAGCTTGAGAAGACCATCGATGACTTGGAAG ATCGCCTCTACCAGCAACTCGAGAAAAATCGCCTTCTCACTAACGAACTCCGTGTGGCCTTGAATGAGGACTAA
- the tpm1 gene encoding tropomyosin alpha-1 chain isoform X3, with product MDAIKKKMQMLKLDKENALDRAEQAESDKKAAEDRSKQLEDEIREMEKKLRVAEDERDKVFEEFQTAEEKLLSAEEVATKAEGDVASLNRRIQLVEEELDRAQERLATALTKLEEAEKAADESERGMKVIENRAMKDEEKMELQEIQLKEAKHIAEEADRKYEEVARKLVIIEGDLERTEERAELSESKCSELEEELKTVTNNLKSLEAQAEKYSQKEDKYEEEIKVLTDKLKEAETRAEFAERSVAKLEKTIDDLEDELYAQKLKYKAISEELDHALNDMTSI from the exons ATGGATGCCATCAAGAAGAAGATGCAAATGCTCAAGCTCGACAAGGAGAATGCCTTGGACAGAGCTGAGCAGGCCGAGTCGGAcaagaaagcagcagaggacagaAGCAAACAG TTAGAGGACGAAATAAGAGAGATGGAAAAGAAATTGCGCGTTGCTGAAGACGAAAGAGATAAAGTGTTTGAGGAGTTCCAAACCGCTGAGGAAAAGCTGCTCAGCGCAGAGGAGGTCGCCACCAAG gccGAGGGCGATGTCGCCTCCCTCAACAGACGCAtccagctggtggaggaggagttggatcGCGCTCAGGAGCGTCTGGCCACTGCCCTGACCaagctggaggaggccgagAAGGCCGCTGACGAGAGCGAGAG AGGCATGAAGGTCATTGAGAACAGGGCCATGAAGGacgaggagaagatggagctgcaggagatccAGCTGAAGGAGGCCAAACACATCGCTGAGGAGGCCGACCGCAAATACGAGGAG GTGGCCCGTAAGCTGGTCATCATTGAGGGCGACCTGGAGCGCACAGAGGAGCGCGCCGAGCTGTCAGAGAG CAAATGCTCTGAGCTTGAGGAAGAGTTGAAAACTGTGACCAACAACCTGAAGTCACTGGAGGCCCAGGCTGAGAAG TACTCACAGAAGGAGGACAAGTACGAGGAGGAGATCAAGGTCCTCACCGACAAGCTGAAGGAG GCTGAGACTCGCGCTGAGTTCGCTGAGAGATCAGTAGCCAAGCTTGAGAAGACCATCGATGACTTGGAAG ATGAGTTGTATGCCCAGAAACTGAAGTACAAGGCCATCAGCGAGGAGCTGGACCACGCCCTCAACGACATGACTTCCAT ataa
- the tpm1 gene encoding tropomyosin alpha-1 chain isoform X5, which translates to MDAIKKKMQMLKLDKENALDRAEQAESDKKAAEDRSKQLEDDLVALQKKLKGTEDELDKYSEALKDAQEKLELAEKKATDAEGDVASLNRRIQLVEEELDRAQERLATALTKLEEAEKAADESERGMKVIENRAMKDEEKMELQEIQLKEAKHIAEEADRKYEEVARKLVIIEGDLERTEERAELSESKCSELEEELKTVTNNLKSLEAQAEKYSQKEDKYEEEIKVLTDKLKEAETRAEFAERSVAKLEKTIDDLEDRLYQQLEKNRLLTNELRVALNED; encoded by the exons ATGGATGCCATCAAGAAGAAGATGCAAATGCTCAAGCTCGACAAGGAGAATGCCTTGGACAGAGCTGAGCAGGCCGAGTCGGAcaagaaagcagcagaggacagaAGCAAACAG CTCGAAGACGACTTGGTAGctctgcagaagaagctgaagggaACTGAGGATGAGTTGGACAAGTATTCCGAGGCTCTTAAAGATGCCCAGGAGAAACTTGAGCTGGCTGAGAAGAAAGCCACAGAT gccGAGGGCGATGTCGCCTCCCTCAACAGACGCAtccagctggtggaggaggagttggatcGCGCTCAGGAGCGTCTGGCCACTGCCCTGACCaagctggaggaggccgagAAGGCCGCTGACGAGAGCGAGAG AGGCATGAAGGTCATTGAGAACAGGGCCATGAAGGacgaggagaagatggagctgcaggagatccAGCTGAAGGAGGCCAAACACATCGCTGAGGAGGCCGACCGCAAATACGAGGAG GTGGCCCGTAAGCTGGTCATCATTGAGGGCGACCTGGAGCGCACAGAGGAGCGCGCCGAGCTGTCAGAGAG CAAATGCTCTGAGCTTGAGGAAGAGTTGAAAACTGTGACCAACAACCTGAAGTCACTGGAGGCCCAGGCTGAGAAG TACTCACAGAAGGAGGACAAGTACGAGGAGGAGATCAAGGTCCTCACCGACAAGCTGAAGGAG GCTGAGACTCGCGCTGAGTTCGCTGAGAGATCAGTAGCCAAGCTTGAGAAGACCATCGATGACTTGGAAG ATCGCCTCTACCAGCAACTCGAGAAAAATCGCCTTCTCACTAACGAACTCCGTGTGGCCTTGAATGAGGACTAA
- the tpm1 gene encoding tropomyosin alpha-1 chain isoform X6, which yields MDAIKKKMQMLKLDKENALDRAEQAESDKKAAEDRSKQLEDEIREMEKKLRVAEDERDKVFEEFQTAEEKLLSAEEVATKAEGDVASLNRRIQLVEEELDRAQERLATALTKLEEAEKAADESERGMKVIENRAMKDEEKMELQEIQLKEAKHIAEEADRKYEEVARKLVIIEGDLERTEERAELSESKCSELEEELKTVTNNLKSLEAQAEKYSQKEDKYEEEIKVLTDKLKEAETRAEFAERSVAKLEKTIDDLEDRLYQQLEKNRLLTNELRVALNED from the exons ATGGATGCCATCAAGAAGAAGATGCAAATGCTCAAGCTCGACAAGGAGAATGCCTTGGACAGAGCTGAGCAGGCCGAGTCGGAcaagaaagcagcagaggacagaAGCAAACAG TTAGAGGACGAAATAAGAGAGATGGAAAAGAAATTGCGCGTTGCTGAAGACGAAAGAGATAAAGTGTTTGAGGAGTTCCAAACCGCTGAGGAAAAGCTGCTCAGCGCAGAGGAGGTCGCCACCAAG gccGAGGGCGATGTCGCCTCCCTCAACAGACGCAtccagctggtggaggaggagttggatcGCGCTCAGGAGCGTCTGGCCACTGCCCTGACCaagctggaggaggccgagAAGGCCGCTGACGAGAGCGAGAG AGGCATGAAGGTCATTGAGAACAGGGCCATGAAGGacgaggagaagatggagctgcaggagatccAGCTGAAGGAGGCCAAACACATCGCTGAGGAGGCCGACCGCAAATACGAGGAG GTGGCCCGTAAGCTGGTCATCATTGAGGGCGACCTGGAGCGCACAGAGGAGCGCGCCGAGCTGTCAGAGAG CAAATGCTCTGAGCTTGAGGAAGAGTTGAAAACTGTGACCAACAACCTGAAGTCACTGGAGGCCCAGGCTGAGAAG TACTCACAGAAGGAGGACAAGTACGAGGAGGAGATCAAGGTCCTCACCGACAAGCTGAAGGAG GCTGAGACTCGCGCTGAGTTCGCTGAGAGATCAGTAGCCAAGCTTGAGAAGACCATCGATGACTTGGAAG ATCGCCTCTACCAGCAACTCGAGAAAAATCGCCTTCTCACTAACGAACTCCGTGTGGCCTTGAATGAGGACTAA
- the tpm1 gene encoding tropomyosin alpha-1 chain isoform X10 → MDAIKKKMQMLKLDKENALDRAEQAESDKKAAEDRSKQLEDDLVALQKKLKGTEDELDKYSEALKDAQEKLELAEKKATDAEGDVASLNRRIQLVEEELDRAQERLATALTKLEEAEKAADESERGMKVIENRAMKDEEKMELQEIQLKEAKHIAEEADRKYEEVARKLVIIEGDLERTEERAELSERRARRAEDELRALEQGVKSLDSSVAQVQNRRQRNTTQHTCVSVFRLHSRC, encoded by the exons ATGGATGCCATCAAGAAGAAGATGCAAATGCTCAAGCTCGACAAGGAGAATGCCTTGGACAGAGCTGAGCAGGCCGAGTCGGAcaagaaagcagcagaggacagaAGCAAACAG CTCGAAGACGACTTGGTAGctctgcagaagaagctgaagggaACTGAGGATGAGTTGGACAAGTATTCCGAGGCTCTTAAAGATGCCCAGGAGAAACTTGAGCTGGCTGAGAAGAAAGCCACAGAT gccGAGGGCGATGTCGCCTCCCTCAACAGACGCAtccagctggtggaggaggagttggatcGCGCTCAGGAGCGTCTGGCCACTGCCCTGACCaagctggaggaggccgagAAGGCCGCTGACGAGAGCGAGAG AGGCATGAAGGTCATTGAGAACAGGGCCATGAAGGacgaggagaagatggagctgcaggagatccAGCTGAAGGAGGCCAAACACATCGCTGAGGAGGCCGACCGCAAATACGAGGAG GTGGCCCGTAAGCTGGTCATCATTGAGGGCGACCTGGAGCGCACAGAGGAGCGCGCCGAGCTGTCAGAGAG ACGCGCTCGGAGGGCGGAGGATGAGCTCAGGGCTTTGGAGCAAGGCGTGAAATCGTTAGACTCTTCAGTCGCGCAGGTACAAAACCGGAGAcaacgcaacacaacacaacacacgtGTGTGTCCGTCTTCCGCCTCCATTCACGCTGCTGA
- the tpm1 gene encoding tropomyosin alpha-1 chain isoform X7: MAGATSLEAVKRKIKSLQDQADGAEERAERLQKHLLEERKAREQAEGDVASLNRRIQLVEEELDRAQERLATALTKLEEAEKAADESERGMKVIENRAMKDEEKMELQEIQLKEAKHIAEEADRKYEEVARKLVIIEGDLERTEERAELSESKCSELEEELKTVTNNLKSLEAQAEKYSQKEDKYEEEIKVLTDKLKEAETRAEFAERSVAKLEKTIDDLEDELYAQKLKYKAISEELDHALNDMTSI, encoded by the exons ATGGCCGGAGCCACGTCGCTGGAGGCGGTCAAGCGGAAGATCAAATCGTTGCAGGATCAGGCGGACGGTGCTGAAGAGAGAGCCGAGAGATTACAGAAGCATTTGCTCGAGGAGAGGAAGGCGAGGGAACAA gccGAGGGCGATGTCGCCTCCCTCAACAGACGCAtccagctggtggaggaggagttggatcGCGCTCAGGAGCGTCTGGCCACTGCCCTGACCaagctggaggaggccgagAAGGCCGCTGACGAGAGCGAGAG AGGCATGAAGGTCATTGAGAACAGGGCCATGAAGGacgaggagaagatggagctgcaggagatccAGCTGAAGGAGGCCAAACACATCGCTGAGGAGGCCGACCGCAAATACGAGGAG GTGGCCCGTAAGCTGGTCATCATTGAGGGCGACCTGGAGCGCACAGAGGAGCGCGCCGAGCTGTCAGAGAG CAAATGCTCTGAGCTTGAGGAAGAGTTGAAAACTGTGACCAACAACCTGAAGTCACTGGAGGCCCAGGCTGAGAAG TACTCACAGAAGGAGGACAAGTACGAGGAGGAGATCAAGGTCCTCACCGACAAGCTGAAGGAG GCTGAGACTCGCGCTGAGTTCGCTGAGAGATCAGTAGCCAAGCTTGAGAAGACCATCGATGACTTGGAAG ATGAGTTGTATGCCCAGAAACTGAAGTACAAGGCCATCAGCGAGGAGCTGGACCACGCCCTCAACGACATGACTTCCAT ataa
- the tpm1 gene encoding tropomyosin alpha-1 chain isoform X12: MDAIKKKMQMLKLDKENALDRAEQAESDKKAAEDRSKQLEDEIREMEKKLRVAEDERDKVFEEFQTAEEKLLSAEEVATKLEDDLVALQKKLKGTEDELDKYSEALKDAQEKLELAEKKATDAEGDVASLNRRIQLVEEELDRAQERLATALTKLEEAEKAADESERGMKVIENRAMKDEEKMELQEIQLKEAKHIAEEADRKYEEVARKLVIIEGDLERTEERAELSESKCSELEEELKTVTNNLKSLEAQAEKYSQKEDKYEEEIKVLTDKLKEAETRAEFAERSVAKLEKTIDDLEDELYAQKLKYKAISEELDHALNDMTSM; this comes from the exons ATGGATGCCATCAAGAAGAAGATGCAAATGCTCAAGCTCGACAAGGAGAATGCCTTGGACAGAGCTGAGCAGGCCGAGTCGGAcaagaaagcagcagaggacagaAGCAAACAG TTAGAGGACGAAATAAGAGAGATGGAAAAGAAATTGCGCGTTGCTGAAGACGAAAGAGATAAAGTGTTTGAGGAGTTCCAAACCGCTGAGGAAAAGCTGCTCAGCGCAGAGGAGGTCGCCACCAAG CTCGAAGACGACTTGGTAGctctgcagaagaagctgaagggaACTGAGGATGAGTTGGACAAGTATTCCGAGGCTCTTAAAGATGCCCAGGAGAAACTTGAGCTGGCTGAGAAGAAAGCCACAGAT gccGAGGGCGATGTCGCCTCCCTCAACAGACGCAtccagctggtggaggaggagttggatcGCGCTCAGGAGCGTCTGGCCACTGCCCTGACCaagctggaggaggccgagAAGGCCGCTGACGAGAGCGAGAG AGGCATGAAGGTCATTGAGAACAGGGCCATGAAGGacgaggagaagatggagctgcaggagatccAGCTGAAGGAGGCCAAACACATCGCTGAGGAGGCCGACCGCAAATACGAGGAG GTGGCCCGTAAGCTGGTCATCATTGAGGGCGACCTGGAGCGCACAGAGGAGCGCGCCGAGCTGTCAGAGAG CAAATGCTCTGAGCTTGAGGAAGAGTTGAAAACTGTGACCAACAACCTGAAGTCACTGGAGGCCCAGGCTGAGAAG TACTCACAGAAGGAGGACAAGTACGAGGAGGAGATCAAGGTCCTCACCGACAAGCTGAAGGAG GCTGAGACTCGCGCTGAGTTCGCTGAGAGATCAGTAGCCAAGCTTGAGAAGACCATCGATGACTTGGAAG ATGAGTTGTATGCCCAGAAACTGAAGTACAAGGCCATCAGCGAGGAGCTGGACCACGCCCTCAACGACATGACTTCCATGTAA
- the tpm1 gene encoding tropomyosin alpha-1 chain isoform X4, with amino-acid sequence MDAIKKKMQMLKLDKENALDRAEQAESDKKAAEDRSKQLEDEIREMEKKLRVAEDERDKVFEEFQTAEEKLLSAEEVATKAEGDVASLNRRIQLVEEELDRAQERLATALTKLEEAEKAADESERGMKVIENRAMKDEEKMELQEIQLKEAKHIAEEADRKYEEVARKLVIIEGDLERTEERAELSESKCSELEEELKTVTNNLKSLEAQAEKYSQKEDKYEEEIKVLTDKLKEAETRAEFAERSVAKLEKTIDDLEEKLSVAKEENLAMHQMLDQTLMELNNL; translated from the exons ATGGATGCCATCAAGAAGAAGATGCAAATGCTCAAGCTCGACAAGGAGAATGCCTTGGACAGAGCTGAGCAGGCCGAGTCGGAcaagaaagcagcagaggacagaAGCAAACAG TTAGAGGACGAAATAAGAGAGATGGAAAAGAAATTGCGCGTTGCTGAAGACGAAAGAGATAAAGTGTTTGAGGAGTTCCAAACCGCTGAGGAAAAGCTGCTCAGCGCAGAGGAGGTCGCCACCAAG gccGAGGGCGATGTCGCCTCCCTCAACAGACGCAtccagctggtggaggaggagttggatcGCGCTCAGGAGCGTCTGGCCACTGCCCTGACCaagctggaggaggccgagAAGGCCGCTGACGAGAGCGAGAG AGGCATGAAGGTCATTGAGAACAGGGCCATGAAGGacgaggagaagatggagctgcaggagatccAGCTGAAGGAGGCCAAACACATCGCTGAGGAGGCCGACCGCAAATACGAGGAG GTGGCCCGTAAGCTGGTCATCATTGAGGGCGACCTGGAGCGCACAGAGGAGCGCGCCGAGCTGTCAGAGAG CAAATGCTCTGAGCTTGAGGAAGAGTTGAAAACTGTGACCAACAACCTGAAGTCACTGGAGGCCCAGGCTGAGAAG TACTCACAGAAGGAGGACAAGTACGAGGAGGAGATCAAGGTCCTCACCGACAAGCTGAAGGAG GCTGAGACTCGCGCTGAGTTCGCTGAGAGATCAGTAGCCAAGCTTGAGAAGACCATCGATGACTTGGAAG AAAAACTGTCAGTTGCTAAAGAAGAGAACCTCGCAATGCACCAGATGCTGGACCAGACTCTAATGGAACTGAATAATTTGTGA